The segment TGCATATGGGGCTGCAATCAGCAGTGAGGAGATGAACTGGCTTGATATGCTGCCATCGGCTCTGATCTCTCCACCTGTAAGTGTCCCGTCAATGATCAATGGCGGACATCCCGGGTTTTTAGTATAGGAAATCCTCGCTCCTGCATTGTTGAGTGCTTCAACAAGCGGGCCGATCGGTCTCTCCTGCATTCGTGCACTGCCGGTCAGGGTGACCGGTCCGTCAGCCAGCAGACATACGGCCGTAAGTAACCTCATACTTGTCCCTGAATCTCCGATATCGATTGGTGTGTCTGGAGCACGAAGTCTCCCTCCAGTGCCATACACCGTGATCAGGTCCTGTTCCCATACGATCCTGACACCAAGTGCTGCAAGAGCACGGGCTGTAATTCTGGTATCATCAGCATCAAGCTGACCCTTAATTGAAGATATCCCATTAGCGAGGGCAGCAATGATCAGGGCACGATGGGTATAACTCTTTGAAGGTGGGGCTTTTATCCTGGCATGAACCGGACCAGACCTGCCGATGTGCATGTCCATTATGAATTCTCCATCTGTTTTTGCCATCTCCCATAGCAGCCAAGATGTTTGATCGGTGCAATCTGCTGCAATTCTGTAACTGATGTCTTCCAGTTTCCCTCACACTGAATATCAAGAAAGAAGACATACGTGCCCATGCTCCGTTTTGATGGCCGTGATTCAATGCGGGTGAGGTTTACTCCTTCCCGCTTGAAAGGGGTGAGAAGATCATAGAGAAGTCCGGCCCTGTTCTCATCAGGATCAATGATCAGACTACACTTTTCGAGGCCCTGATCCATTTTTTTCTCTCCTGTAGCCTGTAATCCTTGTGAAGAATTGCCCGGACTTATCTGTACAAACCTCGTGATATTGCAGGCATTGTTTTCGATATTGGATCTGATGAGTGGGATCTGGTGCCGTGAAGCAAGCCGTTCTGAGATAATTGCTGCAGATCCCGGATCGCTCTTCTGTGCAATGGCACTTGCGGCATTACTCTCTGTATGGATTACCGGGACATTCAGGTCTTCTATTATCCTGCTGCATTGTTCATGACTCTGGGGATGAGCATAGATCCTTGTGATCTGCTCTGAGGTACCGGCAAGACAGTGATGGATTGGGAGGTAGGATTCAAGCGTAATCGTCACCGGGTATTGCATAAGACAGTCAAGTGTTGATGTAACTCCACCGGCCTCACTGTTTTCAAGAGGAACAAGACCTGTCGTTCCGGTTTTGACAACCTCAGCAAAGACTTTGCCTATTGTTGGAACCAGAACAATCTCGTCTGCACCGATGAGTGTTGCCATCTCGTGCGAGAATGTCCCTTCAGGCCCGAGGGTGACGATCTTCATGCCTTCACCATCGCCGCAATGAGTTTGTCAGTCATTTCCAGGGATCTGGTACAGTACTCGCCAAACCATTTGCGATCTGCCATGAAGAGTTCAGTAAACGCATCAGTATCTCCTGATTCTATGACATTCTTTAGATTGCCGGCAGCCTGGCAACATGTGTCAAGTACATGGGATACCTCAGGGTTCTGACTCAGAATGTCTGCATACAGCATGGGATCCTGCGCCAGAATCCTTCCTGCCACAGAGGTCTCTATCCGGTAGATTGGACTCATAAAAAGTTCTGTCTCTTCGGGCGTGATAGA is part of the Methanospirillum lacunae genome and harbors:
- a CDS encoding prephenate dehydratase; its protein translation is MKIVTLGPEGTFSHEMATLIGADEIVLVPTIGKVFAEVVKTGTTGLVPLENSEAGGVTSTLDCLMQYPVTITLESYLPIHHCLAGTSEQITRIYAHPQSHEQCSRIIEDLNVPVIHTESNAASAIAQKSDPGSAAIISERLASRHQIPLIRSNIENNACNITRFVQISPGNSSQGLQATGEKKMDQGLEKCSLIIDPDENRAGLLYDLLTPFKREGVNLTRIESRPSKRSMGTYVFFLDIQCEGNWKTSVTELQQIAPIKHLGCYGRWQKQMENS